Within bacterium (Candidatus Blackallbacteria) CG13_big_fil_rev_8_21_14_2_50_49_14, the genomic segment TACCAAAAAATAGATCACAGGCTTCGACTGCTTTTAAACAGTTTTCTTGATTCGATAAGCCTGGATGAACAGGAATGGTTCTTTTATAAGAATTTAAAACAGTGTAACCATATCCCTGAAAAGTGGCACAAATCTGCTCCAACTGGTCTTCAAAGCCATAGATGGTTGAAGCAATCATCACTTTTAATCTGGGTCGTCTGCTCATAGAGGAATCATAACTTTCTTAGCTCTCGAAGTCTTGGTTTTCTTGGCTGGTTGGTTCTGCTCCCGCTCCGCTTTGATGCGATCTAAAAGCACACTGGCAGGCTCATCATTGGGATCTTGGGGAACTAATTTACCTTCAAAAGCTTGCTTCAAGATACTTTGCCGTAATGCTTCGGCTTGTTTGAGGCTGTGTTCAATTGATTCTTCGATCTTGTCGCAGACAGAGAGGCGGGATTCTATTTCGGAGACGATGAGGTTTTGTTCGTCAATAGAATGAGGAACAGGAATAATAATCTCTTTTAAAACATTTGCTGGTATCTGAGGTTGAGCTGTTCCAGATTGTTTTTCTTTTAGCTGCTTATAAAAAATTGGTGACGTGATAAATTTCATCAAATATTTATTGTTCAATATGCTTTGGTTTTTAACTCTAAGAATCAACATCCCAGAATTAATTCTAACATCTTTGAATTTTATCCTCTCATCGTAGAGAGCTACATTTCCCAATGTTCCCCTTGTTGTTATCACAACATCATTTAAGTGAAGTTTTCCTCCTCGTAACTGATCATCTTTTTCTTTTGAAATAAAAATATTGTCTTCAAAAACAAATCTATCTTCGCGAACATTTTTTGTGGATAAGAATAAGCAATGGCCAGCATCTAAAAATTCATGTTTTTTAGGATAGTTTTTCCCTCTATCTCCGTCAATAGATTGAATTACTTCGCCTAACTTGAAGCTATGCCACTTTAAATCTTTATCTTTGAACTGAGTTAACAATCCTTCAAACGCCCATTTTAAAACCGCCTGCCGATACACCTTAAGCTGCTGCTGGGCTGTTTTTAGACTTTCAACGCCCTTGTCCAATTCGCTGAAAAGTTCTTCAAGTTTGGCGACAATGCGGTGTTGTTCCGAAAAAGGGGGAATAGGAATGTCTAGTTCTTCCAAATATTGCTTGGGAACTCGCCTTTGGCCGACAGCGCCCGTCATATTTTGAGCGGCATCTTGTCGAGTTTTCGATTGAACTAAATAATAGAATAAATAGGTATTCACAACTGACTTATAACACCTAAAAACGTGAAATTCAGTAGAGCCAAAAGCAATTCTGTTCTTTAGTGAATGAACAGTTGCTATTTTTCCGTTTTCCATACAAGGTGTGATTTTTGCAAAAATCACGTCCCCGTCAGTCATTGGAGTAAACCCTTTTTTCACTTCTGAATACTTTTTAGTTTCAGTTAAATGAATAACATTACTTTCTTCTTCAACTAACTTCATTGGCAAAAATGAAACTTCTAAGTTGTCATCAATTTCCTCAAAAGGCAATTTTTGATTGATTGCACTGATATGTTTAATTTTTGTGACTTCCCAGTTTGAGGGCATAACATTTTCAGACATTTTTAAGCAGCCAAAGCCTCATTTAATTCTTCAAGAATGCTGTTCATTTCATCTCCAAATAATTGCCACATTTTGCCCCGACCGCCCTGGGCATCAAAGGGAGTATAGTCCAAGTCATCAATATCGACATGAATAGAAGTAGCGATTTGTTCTTTGAGCATATAAAGCCACTCCATTTGTTCTTTGCTGAATTTCAGAATACCCGCTTGTTTCTTAAACAGCCATTGCTGAAAATTGCGATCCACCGTTTTATCGTATGCGGTTAAGGTCTCATCAATGCCTGCCAATTTGCGAATCAATGCTACCAAAGCTACTAACTCATTTTTTGGCTGACCGCTGACAGTTTCCAATTGCTCATAAGCTTTCCAGATATTGAGTGGGGCCAGAGTCGGTTTATCTTGAATGAGTTTTTCAGCGACTTCTTTGAGCATTTTGTAGGTCAAATCCCGCCTTTGATATGGTTGACCATAAAATATTTGAAGTGCTATAAGCTCGTCCTTTTTACCTTCTACCCACTCAGAAAAGGTTTTGATGGTTTCTTGCGCACGATCTTTATTGTCTTTGTCCCAGCCTGCATGAATCACTTCATCCGTATTGACTAGATCAATCTTTTGTTCATGAGATCGGCGCACGTTTTCAATATACAGGTTTAAGTCACCTGTAAAGACGTGAGCTGCTTCATTTTGCAAGGCTTCTATTTCTTCTTGAATGGCTGCTTGAATTACAGCCGGGGCTTGTCCTTGTTTTTGCTGTTTGATTTCCTGCTCAATGCTTTCCAGAACATCGGGGTTAAAGGCATTCAAAAGCCCTTTCACGACCTGAGAAATGCTTTGACCCTTGGCTTTTTCTTGAAAAGCTTCCTTTTCTTTGTCGGTCATTTGTTTATCCAGACGGGTTAGACGGTTCGCCAAGGAAGTAAATAGTTCTTCATCTCTGGCTCCAACCGCCACAGCCGCTAACAGTTCTTTGAGGGCAACACCAGGCTTTTTCTCCAGTGGGCGGCTATCTGTTTTTAAGCTTTGGGTGACGCCGATGGCATCCACAATCACAAAATGGTCTTTGGCAATTTTAGCTGAAGGAGACACTTTTTTCAGGTCATCAAAATGAATCACCCGTGTACCTCGGCCTTTCATTTGCTCAAAATAGTTGCGGCTTTTGACGTCACGCATAAAGAGCAAACATTCCAGTGCTTTAACATCGGTGCCAGTGGCAATCATATCCACTGTGACAGCTATCCGAGGATAATAGTCATTGCGAAACTGAGCTAAAACCGATTTGGGATCTTCGCTGGCCCGATAGGTGATTTTCTTGCAAAAGCGGTTTTCTTCATCAAACTCTTCACGCACGATTTGGATAATATCATCGGCATGGCTGTCTGTTTTAGCAAAGATCAGCGTTTTGGGGACTTCAAACTGACCTTGTGAATCCATGCGATCAGGAAACATCTCAGGCAAATGCTCTTTAAATGTGCGAATCACCGTTCGGATTTGACTGGGATTTACTATGTCCTTGTCTAATTGTTTGTTGGAATAACTTTCATCTTCATCTTGCATCGCATAGCGTTTTTTGCGGCTCAGGCGTTCCCGATGCTCAATGTATTCGCCTTTCCAAAGCGTTCCGCCCTTTTTACTAATTTTGGTTTCAATCAAATACACGTCATAGCCAACATTTACCCCATCCGCAACGGCCATTTCATGAGAATATTCCGACACCACATTTTGCTTAAAATAGGCAATGGTACGGGCGTCTGGTGTCGCAGTTAGCCCAACTTGAAAGGCATCAAAATAGTCCAGAACTTGCATCCACAGATTGTAGATGCTGCGGTGACACTCATCTATGACAATGAAATCAAAATATTCAATTGGCAATTTTTCATTGTATTCGACAGGGGGAACTTCTTTGGGCTGCCAACGCTCATTGGGGTTTTCTTCTTCCGCGCTTTCTTCTAGCTCTTGGCCTTTCAAAACTGCATAGAGCCGTTGAATGGTGCTGATATACACCTGATTGTCATCAGGAATATGCCGAGACTTTAAGCGATGAACCCCGTAAAGCTCTGTAAATTTGCGATTGTCGTCATTGGGCAAGAAGGCCATAAATTCTTGTTCCGCCTGCTCACCCAGGTTTTTTGTATCCACTAAAAACAAGATGCGTTTGGCATTGGTGAATTTGAGCAGACGATAAATAAAGGTAATAGCAGTAAAGGTTTTACCGGAGCCAGTGGCCATTTGAACCAAGGCTCTGGGTTTATTGTGTTTGAATGATTGTTCCAGATTTGAAATCGCGTTAATCTGGCACTCTCTTAAGCCTTCAGTGGGAAGGTTGCTCAGTTGCAATAAAGATGCCCGTAGGGATTCAGACTTTTTTAACCATTCTTGCAGGGTCTTCGGTTTGTGGAAGGTAAAGACATTGCGTGCTCTCGGTTTGGGATCTCTAAAGTCCGTAAAAGTGGTGACTTCTGCGGTACTAACGTAGACAAAGGGTAATTTTTGATTATTGAGGTACTTTAATTTAGCAGCCGCATAGTCTTCTGCTTGATCTTCATGTACTGAGAGTCTGTAACCTTCGTCTTTGGCTTTGGCTTCAATCACGCCGACTGGTTTTCCTGCCACAAAAAGCACATAATCGGCTGGCCCCACATCTGTTTGATATTCTCTAACAGCGACACCCAAACCAGCATTTATGTTTATATTCTTTTTATTTTGAATCAACCAGCCACAAGCAATTAATTGTTTATCAATCTCGTCTCTCGCTCGTTGTTCTGGATTTTGATTCATCATTTTTCCTTGATTTTTTCAGTCTAGAATTTTCATCTTCCAAATGTCTTGCGCCAGTCAAGACGATGTAAGAGTTGGCTGTGCAAGCCGAGACCTTTGATTTGTAAGCTTTATGCGCTTTTTTGAAAAGATCACTTGCCCAGTATACCATCTCCATGTATGATTAAGAAGTGTCTCAAAAGCGCATTCTGGTTAGGTTTTAACCTCGGCTTGTCCAGCCAACGCCGCACATGTGCTGCGAACGTAGTGAGTCAGTACGATGTGCATTGTTGCGCGGCATATATTAACATGCAATTTCTTTTTTCATCTGTTTAAACCTAAACATCACTTACATTTTATTAGAAATAGTTATACGTAAAAAAGATCTCTTCCTTATGATTAGGACAAATAAAAACTCTTCCAATTACGGATGCTGGAGAAAACTCTACATAAGCATAGGGATCAAGATGGTAAATATTAGTCATAGGTTGAGAGCATTCTTTACATTTTGCAATTTCATCAAAACCAGCTGATAGTGGCCATCCTCCAAGCTTATCACTTTCGTAAGGGATTTCAAAAAAAGTGTGAGCATGTTTCTCTACTTTTGTAAATAAGGAAGAAATTTGAGGCATAAAATTTGTGAGATACTCTTCATCGGGTAACTCTTCTCCACCATAGTTCCAACTTTTGATTTGAACTGGTGAAAATATTACATAATCAGAATTTTCACCATATTCAGGATACTCTACAATGTTTTCTAACTCTTCAACTGGGACATAAGTACAGAAGTAATTTGGTGAGTTAGCATTTTGCTTAGGATCAAACAATTCACAATCACCAGATTGATCTACACAATAATAAATTTTTAAAGCCCCCTCTCGTATAGTAAAATCGAAGTTTTCAGGTAACTCGCTCAAATTTAGCTGAAGTAGATGAGTCAGCGGGTGCTTACAATTTTTGCAACTAGGATAATTTTTGTTTTTTAAGTAGGATGCACCTCCATAATGACTGGATTGAAGCCAGTCATTAGTCAGCTCAGTTGAAACTTCAGGTAACCAAAACGGTCTGAGTAAATGCTGTTCGATAAGTTTATTTTGAACTATTTGAGTTGTTTGTAGATAGATTTCTGATTCTTCGACTTCGACATAACCATTGGAAATAGCTTCTTCAATCTTTTCTTTGTAAATACTGCTCGCACGTAGGTAATCCGCATCTAAATTTGGACTGCCATCTATACGTCCGAATCTATATCCAGCATCTATTTTTTCGACATTATTTAGAATTGATTCAGCAAGTCCAGAACGAATGATTAAATTTGGATTACTATATGAAATTTCTATTGCTTTTGAAGGAACAATGTTTGAATTCAAGAAATATCGACTACCAGCACGTAATTTTGTGTCAATATTATTTTCTATTTCATTTGATGACATCTGTAATTAATCCTTCTGTATAATTGGAAAATTCTTGTTAAGATTACTATTCTTTCTCCATACCACTTGCGCAGTCAAGTGAGTGAGTTAGTTGCGCGGCGCAGGGCCTAAAATCTAGTTTTTTCTTATGCGCCTTAAATTGATTCATAGTCTAATTTCTTGCCTCACCCGCAATATTTTTACAGCCTAAAACGCGCATTATAACTTGGTTTTAACCGCACAAGTCCGCCGCAACAAGTAATTATCCAGGGGCAGGATAATCCCATCACCACCCCCAGCCCCCTTCTCAACACAAATCCCCATCAGCTTTTCAGCCTTGCGGTATAACTCCACTCTGTCCCCCAAATCAGCGAAATTTAGCATTTTCCAAGCAAGCCCCCAAGGTCCATCTAACACGCCAAAAATCAACTTATCCTGTTTCCGTATAACTCCACAAATCGGAGAATTATACTTCTGAATGGATGATCCCCTGTGAATCTTTCTTCCGTATAACCCCACCCCAGGAAGAATTATCCACTCAAGTAATTTTCCTCTGAAGAATTCTTCGCTTTCTGGATAATTCCTCTTTTTGAAGGGTTATTCGCTTTCTGGATAACTCCGAAAACGGAGAATTCACCACCCATCAAAAAACATCTTTCAGTAAGAGAAGGTATTCAGATTAATGCAAGATCAAAACCACACCCATAGAATACAATTCAATCGAAAAAGAATCAAGATCCCATCAGTACCTCAAAAATTTGTCACATAAGTACAAATTTTTAACAAATAAATGAAATCTGTTAAATTGTATTTTAATTGTCATAATTCAATAGAAATCGCGTAAGGCAAAGCATTACTCTTGGAACATTGAATGCCTCAAAATCGAGAATTCATCGCTTTCTGGATAAGCCACAAAATCTGGAGTTATACAGAAGAAGCACTATTAAAGGTTAATAAATAACTAAAATAAACTTAATTATTGGTAAATTCAAGCAAGACAGATCTCCATCCTCAGGATAGAAAATTATCAGCGGAAAATAATTCCGCCTTATAAATCAAGTGTTAGAGAAAGAGAGTTTCAATTCCATGCGTCAATTTATTATGCTTTCACTCAGTTTTTCAATTCTGGCAGCTTGCCAAGGCCCCACACCTTTGGCGGTAGCCCCCCGCTCCCTTCAAGCAGCCAGCGTCAGCCGTGCTTCTGCTCCCCAGATTCAAAACCCCACCCAAGCCCTTCCCACCAATGCCAATCAGGCTGATGCGCTCTATGGTTTTCGCAAACCTGTGGGCACCATGAAAATTGAGCTCTATTCCTCCACACAGACAGTTGACCGAGAATCAGCCATGCTGCATATTAAAGAGTTCTTTCGCAAATATGTCGACCAGAACGATATCGTCAACTACCAAGTCGTAAACAAAGACGGTGTTCCAGATACCTTTTTTATCAATATCTTTGGCGGCAATAAAACCTTCGTGGTACAAAAATTGCTTCCCGATTTGAGATACTATCTGACTCAACGTACCCGCATTAGAAATCTCGACTATTACTCCAACTAGCTTCTAAATAAAAAGCCTGGCTTTTGCCAGGCTTTTTTCATGGGGAAAACGCTCGCTATTCAAAGCAGAGGCCCAACAGCTTCGGCTTAAAGCGCACCCGCTTTGCGCGCTTTTTTTTCAAGATCCCGGTTCTGACCCAATTCTTTAAAACTCAAGAGCTGTTTGCCCGGAAAAGCATTCACAAACACCATATGCACAGCCCCTGGCCAGGTCAGTATCCAGTTGCGGCCATCCTGACTGGCTTGGTAAAGCCCATTCTGGGCCTGAACCACCAATTCGTGGTTCATATGTTCAGACAGATAGCCAATCGCATCGTCTTTGGGAAAAGGGCGGCCTTCAGAAGCATAGTCGCGGTTCTGAGCAACCAACCAACGGTGAAGTTTCAAAAGATCTGAAAAAGCAGCAAGCCATGGGAAACGCCTGACCTCACGAAGGGGGACGCGCCAGGAGGAAGCAAAACGGGAATTGTTCACATTCAAAGTTCTGCCATTGACAAAAACCTGAGATATTTCTTCGTAGCGTGCAGAGATCGCCAGACTCTGCACCCAGACCGACATCGCTGCCAATCCGGTTTCAGAATGCAAATAGAGTTGAAAATACGTAGTCACATTGGCGGTGAAATTTTCTATCCGATAAGCCCCCTGCACCTCAAAGCCTTCAGCCTCGATTGCTTCTCGGCGGGAGTCGAGCCATTCCTGAATCTCAGGAGATTCCTGCTCTAAAAGGGGGGTGATCTGCACCCGTCGCGTCACCCAATGTTGGGCTTTGACAATCGGTATGCCCACCACCAGGGGCGCGAGCAGATAAACGGCAAGCATGCCGCCAAGTGTTTCAATCAAGGCCATGGCAATACCTCACTGCTTAAGTAAAATCTGTAATTGAGCACGGGCTTCAGTATGGCTGCCATCCAGTTCAAGCACGCGTTGTAGCGCTTGACGGGCCTGTGTTTTCTGCCCCTGGGCCTGATAAACCAAGCCCAGATTAAACCAGGCCTTGAGATAATCAGGTCGCAACTTAACTGCTTTTTCAAGTGCGCTCTGAGCTTCAGGCCATTTTTCTTCCTGCATGGCCAAAACAGCAAAATTATACTGCAAAGTGGGGTTTTCAGGGGCCAGCCGAAGACCTTCTGTCAGAAATCGCCGTGCGCCGCCATAATTGCCCAATTGAATCGCCGTCTGGCCCAAATCGTTGAGGATATTTACATTCTGCTCATCCTCGTTCCAGGCCTTGAGCAGATAAAACCAACGGTATTTGAGTTGTTTTTCTGGGTTTTGCATCGCTTGGGAATCAATTTTAAGATAATCGCTAAAGGCTTCCAAGGCCCCGGCATAGTTTTCTTCCGAGGCATAAATACCTGCCAGCACCTGATACGCTTCGCCATAATAGCTGGGGTCAGAGAGCAGTTCCTGGTAAATCGGGCGGGCTTCATTCAGCGCGTCCTGCATCAGATAGACCGTTCCCAGCATTTGCAGAATCATCGTCCGGCTGAGATTGCGGGGATTCTGGGGCCAATGCGCCAGGGCACGTTTTAAATATTCCTGAGATTTGGGCAGATACGCTTGCCCCAGGCCCAAATACATCAAACCACGTGAAAACTCAAGCCAGGTATCCCCGGGTCTGCGTGCTTCCAAACTTTGATAGAGCTTTTCTGAGGCTTCAAAATCCTGCATCCCAGACAGTATGTCGGCTTTCTCGACCAATAAATCGAAATCATCGGGGGAAATTTTCAAGGCCCGATCAATCACTTCAAGGGCTTTTTCATGCTGACCCAAGGCATTGTAAAACGAAGCGAGCCCATTTAAGACTTCGGGTGATTCGGCCCCCATCTGCTCAACCCGCTTGAGCAGCGTCAGGGCTTCATCATTGCGTTGCAGGCGTACCAAAACCCCCAATTTGGCCAGGGGCACAAAGGGGTTCTCGGGCAAATCGAGAGCGGCTTCATCAAGTAGTTTTTCAATCCAGCCAAAATCGGGTTGCATGCGAAAGGCTTCCTGCAGAATGCCAATGCTGGCCAGGTTGAATTTGAGCCAGGGGTCATCAAAATTGGCACCCAGACTTTTTAAGTCTGCGCGTAGGGCCTTGATATCTATATTCGCCTGTTGAATTCGGGTTTCGATATATGCTGACTGCGCCCCCGTATCGCGGGGATTGATCCGCATCGCTTTGGTGCTCAGCTCCAGCGCTCGGTCGCGGTTCCCCCGGCTTTGCTCTAACCGGGCCAGGGCACTCCAGGCCAAGGGCAATTCAGGATTCAGGGCCAGGGCCTGTTGGGCGTATTGCTCAGCCAAGGCTTCATCGCCAGGGCCTTTGACCTGAAATCCCTGGGCAGGCGGCAAAACCACCAATTGACGGCGTTTGGCCGCCAATTGAGAATAGGCATCGGCCAGACCGGCATAGGCCAAGGCATAATTCGGGTCGGCAGCCAGTGAAGCCTTAAACGAACGAATGGCTTCCTGCGGGGGCAGACCCATACGCTGTTTTTGCAAGCCCTCTAAATAAAAGCGATGGGCATCGGTGGAGGAAGTTTCAGCAAAGGTCTTTTCGAGTTTCTGCACATCCTGCTCAGAGGCTTTAACCGGCATTTGGGCAATCAGCTGCCGGGCCAGGTCTTTTTGCAGACGAAACAAATCCTGAAACGAGCCCTCGACCTGGGTGGCCCATTTGCGCTCGATCTTGCCGGTTTCAACGCGCACAAAGCGCACATTGGCCTGCAATTCTGTGCCCACTTTCTGAAACGAGCCCAGAATCACCACCTCAGCCCCCAATAATTTGCCCAGCATCGGCGCACTGCTTTCATCCACCAGGGCACTCTGGCCAAACTGCTGCTCTTTCATGACCTGGCCCAATTGCGAACGCTCAATCAGCTGCAGGCTCTCAACCTTGATCAGGCCCATGGTCAGGCTCTCTGAAAAACTATCCGAAAGCCAGGCATCGTCTTTGTTTGCGCTGATATTCTGAAAGGGCAGAATCACCACCCGCAGCGGGCTGGTCTGGCTCTTCTCGATTTGAGCCGCCTGGGCAGAAAGCGGCAGGGCCGCAAAATACGTCAGATTCAAAACCAGCCCCAAAAGCGGGCTGAGGAAGCCTTTAGACATGCTATTTACTCCTGTTGATCACCCTTCCAGCCCAAGCCCTATTTTCTGGCGGGAGGGGTTTGCTGGTAAGTATAGTTCAGTTTGACCTGACCCTCAGGGCTGAGTTCAGCGTGGGTAATCTGAATACCGGGGTCCATCTGCTTCTGAACCAAATCGTTCAAATCCAGTTTGAAAACAGATTCGCCATCCGTGCGCTGGTAGTTGATATGCTCAGCCGTCAATTGATTGGCCAATTGGTCGGATAATTTATCCTCGCCATCGACTACCTTGTTGATGATTTCCGCCAAAAGCCCCTTGAGATGCAGGTGGTCAATTTCCACCACCAATTGGTTGTTCTCTATCTTCGGAGTGATATCCAGCTTGGCTGAAATATTCATGACCTTTTTCGGTTTTTTGAACAGACTGGAGAGAATCGGAATATTCACTTCGGTGCCATTATTGCCTGTTTTGCCTTTGGCGCGCACCTCATAGGTCGCGTTTTTGATTTCGATTTGCCCATTGGGCAAAACATCCAGCTCGACATTTTTCAAGCCTGCATCCTGAAGCTGTTGGGTAATGCTGCGATCAATAAAATTGCGCAGGTCAGGGTTCAAACCAAAGGCAATTTCGCCATCTTTAACCCGGAAGCCCTGCTGGTCGGCTTCGGCTTCAGCCCGCCAGTGCACAGCCCCCATATTGACCTTTTCAGGTTTGCGACCCAAATCCAAGGTCATCACAGCATTGTCGAGTTTGGTGTCTTTGACCACTTCAAAGCCCTGAAAATTGAAATCCTTATCAAAGCGGATTTTCATATTTTCGTAGTGAATATCCGCCTGGTTAAAATTCGAGAAATGGGCGTTGATTTGGCTCAGGGCCTGTTTAATACCGGCCTGGGCCTGAGCGCCCAGTTCCGGGCGGGCACTGAATTTTTGCAGGAAGGTCATCAGCTTTTCCTGCTTGGTATTGATATCCCCCGAGAGGTTGATTTCAAACCCGGTGGGAGTGGTATGAAAGAGGCCATTGCGGTTTTGCAACTGCACATCATCCACGCTCACGTCAAAATTGAGTTCCTTGAGGTCAAAACCGCCATCGGGGCGAATTTGCACTTTTCCAGAAGCACCTTCCGGGCTTTGCAGGGTAAAGCCATCCACCAGGCCATTGAGCTTGAGTTTCTCACCGGTCAGCTCCACCCCCTGGGCATTGGGCTGAATCCGCAGTTGGCCTGAAGATTCAGCCTGAATCGGATAGCCATTCAGTTGACCCTCCAGTTTCAGGGCGGAATTCTGGCCGGTCAAACCGCTGAAGCTGAGTTGGCCGGTTCGTGGATCCAGTACCGCTTCGCCTTCAACCTTGAAATTTTTCAAATCCAGATTGCCCATTTTGAGGCTGATCGTGCCACCTGGGCTGCGGAAATGCACTTTTCCCTGGGCGTCTTGAGAGATTTCAACCGGGCCTTGGGTTGAAAGCTGGTCAATGCCCTGTTTGGGCAAACTGGCTGAAACGGGCTGATCCCAGGAGATACTCTGTTTGAGCGGGTCAACGCGTACAGGGCCCTGCGAACTGAGGTCTTTGAGTTGGATCCCGTCGAAGCTGGCGTTCAGGCTCAGACTTTGACCAGGCAGGGGTTCTGCCACAAAGCTTCCCCCCTGGGTCTGAACTTTGACCTGGCCATTTTTAAGGCTCAAATCTTTAACCGCAACGCCTGAAATCGAGCCAGATTTCAATTCCAGCGGGCGGTCTGCGTGGCTTGAAAAGTTCAAAGCCCCAGTCTTTTCATCAAAGGCCATGCGGCCACTGAAGGAGACCCCCTGCAGATCAATGCCCTGTTGGGCATCGACATAATCAATCACAACTGGATTTTTAGAAGTGGTTTCGACATTGAGCTGACCGGGGGTATAATCCAGAGCCAGATTGCCTTTAACCGCAAGGCCCATGCCGGTTTGCAACTGCAAATCTTGGGTCGAGCTGAAACGAACCTGCCCCCTGGGGGAGACCGAGACATTGCCCGCCCCTTTCAAGGATTTTACTTCGAGATCGCCCAGTTTGCCCTGGGCTGAAACATGGGCGTTTTTCAATTCCAAGCCTTTGGCGGGATCCCAATTGAGTTGGCCAGAGCCACTCAGACGGGTCAGATTCAAATCTCCCATTTGCCCGTTCAGCGAAAAGCGCTGGGCATTTAGGGCCAGCGTGCCCCGGTTTAAATCCGATTGGGCTGTGCCTGTGACCTGCAGGTTTTTAAACTGAGCCCCAGGCAAAGTAATCGCAGCCAGGCTGATCGTGGGTTGGGTCTTGCCATTGGCGCCAATATTCAGACTGCCTTTGCTGGCATCCAACTGGAATTGAGAGGGCCCCAGGCTCAGGTTTTGCAGATTGACAGATTCTTTCTGGCCAGCCGGGGTAAAACTGCCTGAATAGCTGATTTTCTTGCCCTGGGGAATGGTAAACGATAATTTATCTGGCTTGGCAGGATCAACCGCCAAATCACCGCTTAATTTGAGCTGGCGGATATTCAGGGTCCCCTGGGGGGTGCTGACCGCCCCCTTGAGGCTGATGTCCTGGGCATTGAGATGGTAAATATTGTCTTTGAGTTCACCGTTCAAAACACCGTGTTCGGCATTCAGGGCAAGTTTCACACCTTGAGCTTCAAGGGCCAGATTCTCAAATTTGAGTTGGCCCAATTCCTGATCAAATTTTGTGATTTTGCCCTGGGGATTGGTTTCGGCTTCAAACTTCAAACCACTCAATTCAAAATTGCCCCCGGCCCCAATCTGCTGGCCCGTAAACTCTTGAATTCGGGCTTTGAGCTGGGCCTGTTCGGGCTGGGTGACATTGACCTTGAGATTGAGTTCTCCAGCGACCTTGGCACTGAGGTCATTGCCCAGCTCAGCATCCACATGCAGATTCAGGGCATCGGCCCCCTCTGCATCTGTGCTGGCCACAGC encodes:
- a CDS encoding restriction endonuclease subunit R, translated to MMNQNPEQRARDEIDKQLIACGWLIQNKKNININAGLGVAVREYQTDVGPADYVLFVAGKPVGVIEAKAKDEGYRLSVHEDQAEDYAAAKLKYLNNQKLPFVYVSTAEVTTFTDFRDPKPRARNVFTFHKPKTLQEWLKKSESLRASLLQLSNLPTEGLRECQINAISNLEQSFKHNKPRALVQMATGSGKTFTAITFIYRLLKFTNAKRILFLVDTKNLGEQAEQEFMAFLPNDDNRKFTELYGVHRLKSRHIPDDNQVYISTIQRLYAVLKGQELEESAEEENPNERWQPKEVPPVEYNEKLPIEYFDFIVIDECHRSIYNLWMQVLDYFDAFQVGLTATPDARTIAYFKQNVVSEYSHEMAVADGVNVGYDVYLIETKISKKGGTLWKGEYIEHRERLSRKKRYAMQDEDESYSNKQLDKDIVNPSQIRTVIRTFKEHLPEMFPDRMDSQGQFEVPKTLIFAKTDSHADDIIQIVREEFDEENRFCKKITYRASEDPKSVLAQFRNDYYPRIAVTVDMIATGTDVKALECLLFMRDVKSRNYFEQMKGRGTRVIHFDDLKKVSPSAKIAKDHFVIVDAIGVTQSLKTDSRPLEKKPGVALKELLAAVAVGARDEELFTSLANRLTRLDKQMTDKEKEAFQEKAKGQSISQVVKGLLNAFNPDVLESIEQEIKQQKQGQAPAVIQAAIQEEIEALQNEAAHVFTGDLNLYIENVRRSHEQKIDLVNTDEVIHAGWDKDNKDRAQETIKTFSEWVEGKKDELIALQIFYGQPYQRRDLTYKMLKEVAEKLIQDKPTLAPLNIWKAYEQLETVSGQPKNELVALVALIRKLAGIDETLTAYDKTVDRNFQQWLFKKQAGILKFSKEQMEWLYMLKEQIATSIHVDIDDLDYTPFDAQGGRGKMWQLFGDEMNSILEELNEALAA